The Streptomyces avermitilis MA-4680 = NBRC 14893 genome contains a region encoding:
- a CDS encoding PP2C family protein-serine/threonine phosphatase, translated as MPVPVPRQRAIPAAECGQAQTVPQAGRPFPEGPAGHAKAPVDRAGSPVGTTPANLTLLVIEDDPGGSPIVPEMLDSAGQPIRIRTARNLTEAGRLLTDDVHCILLDLALPAPGRSADSDDELATLKHVLKIAPRHAVLALTASGDTERGTEAVRVGAQDYLFRDELDGRLLSRAIRYAVERKRSDTAERRLTESRLRAQENRRLERGLLPTPLLDGSPLRFAARYRPGRSRALLGGDFYDTVRTPDGTVHAMIGDVCGHGPDEAALGVELRIAWRALTLAGLCGDELLSTLQQVLEHERSDDEIFATLCTVDIAPDGRRAGLCLAGHPSPLIARPGRPAQLLPYENNGPALGLLPHARWPRMQVELGAAWSLMLYTDGLIEGHIGQGKERLGQDGMVELVRRRLAEGLTGEELLRATVNEVRDLNGGELTDDVAVLLLDRVG; from the coding sequence ATGCCCGTACCCGTACCGCGGCAGAGAGCGATCCCGGCCGCGGAGTGTGGTCAGGCTCAGACCGTGCCGCAGGCCGGCCGCCCGTTCCCGGAAGGACCGGCCGGCCACGCCAAGGCCCCGGTCGACCGCGCCGGCTCCCCCGTCGGCACCACACCCGCCAATCTCACTCTGCTCGTCATCGAGGACGACCCGGGTGGTTCGCCGATCGTGCCCGAGATGCTCGACTCGGCGGGCCAGCCCATCCGTATCCGTACCGCCCGCAACCTCACCGAGGCCGGACGGCTGCTCACCGACGACGTCCACTGCATCCTGCTGGACCTCGCGCTGCCGGCCCCCGGCCGGTCCGCCGACAGTGACGACGAGCTGGCCACGCTCAAGCACGTGCTGAAGATCGCGCCCCGGCACGCCGTACTCGCGCTCACCGCGTCCGGGGACACCGAGCGCGGCACCGAGGCGGTGCGCGTCGGCGCCCAGGACTACCTCTTCCGCGACGAGCTGGACGGGCGGCTGCTGAGCCGCGCGATCCGGTACGCGGTGGAGCGCAAGCGGTCGGACACGGCCGAGCGACGGCTGACCGAGTCCAGGCTGCGGGCGCAGGAGAACCGGCGCCTCGAGCGCGGTCTGCTGCCCACCCCGCTCCTGGACGGCTCCCCGCTGCGGTTCGCCGCGCGCTACCGTCCCGGGCGCTCCCGGGCGCTGCTCGGCGGCGACTTCTACGACACCGTCCGGACGCCGGACGGCACGGTGCACGCCATGATCGGCGACGTCTGCGGGCACGGCCCCGACGAGGCCGCGCTCGGCGTGGAGCTGCGCATAGCCTGGCGGGCGCTGACGCTGGCCGGCCTGTGCGGCGACGAGCTGCTCTCCACGCTCCAGCAGGTGCTGGAGCACGAGCGGTCGGACGACGAGATCTTCGCGACGCTGTGCACGGTGGACATCGCACCGGACGGCCGCCGCGCGGGCCTGTGCCTGGCCGGCCACCCGTCCCCGCTGATCGCCCGCCCGGGCCGGCCCGCCCAGCTGCTGCCGTACGAGAACAACGGCCCGGCGCTGGGGCTGCTCCCGCATGCCCGCTGGCCGCGTATGCAGGTGGAGCTGGGCGCCGCCTGGAGCCTGATGCTCTACACCGACGGCCTGATCGAGGGTCACATCGGCCAGGGCAAGGAGCGGCTGGGCCAGGACGGCATGGTGGAACTGGTCCGCCGCCGGCTGGCCGAGGGCCTGACGGGCGAGGAACTGCTGCGGGCCACGGTGAACGAGGTCCGCGACCTCAACGGCGGAGAGCTGACGGACGACGTCGCGGTCCTGCTGCTGGACCGCGTCGGCTGA
- a CDS encoding DUF2516 family protein: MLMLGFAGFMGVLKIVLMALAAFGLFDAAFRREDAFRAADKQNKWFWLLILALALVVSWLFSILSFLPIIGVIASIVYIVDVRPALRQVSGGGRGGRRGSSSDGPYGPYNGGR, translated from the coding sequence ATGCTGATGTTGGGCTTCGCTGGGTTCATGGGAGTGCTGAAGATCGTCCTGATGGCCCTCGCCGCGTTCGGGCTGTTCGACGCGGCGTTCCGGCGCGAGGACGCGTTCCGTGCCGCCGACAAGCAGAACAAGTGGTTCTGGCTGCTGATCCTCGCGCTCGCCCTCGTGGTGAGCTGGCTGTTCTCGATCCTGTCGTTCCTGCCGATCATCGGCGTCATCGCCAGCATCGTCTACATCGTGGACGTCCGGCCCGCGCTCCGGCAGGTCTCCGGCGGCGGCCGGGGCGGTCGCCGCGGCTCCAGCAGCGACGGCCCGTACGGCCCGTACAACGGCGGCCGCTGA
- a CDS encoding helix-turn-helix domain-containing protein — protein sequence MASLNVGNLGEYLREQRRSAQLSLRQLADAAGVSNPYLSQIERGLRKPSAEVLQQVAKALRISAETLYVRAGILDAERDRDEVETRAVLLADPTLNERQKQVLLQIYESFRKENGFEIGTADEDAPTNAQGRADAQDTPVRGPRTAGGSDADPQQAAG from the coding sequence ATGGCATCGCTCAACGTCGGCAATCTCGGTGAGTATCTGCGCGAGCAGCGGCGCAGCGCGCAACTGTCGCTGCGGCAGCTCGCCGACGCCGCCGGGGTGTCCAATCCGTATCTGAGCCAGATCGAGCGCGGGCTGCGCAAGCCGAGCGCGGAGGTGTTGCAGCAGGTCGCCAAGGCGCTGCGGATCTCCGCCGAGACGCTGTACGTGCGGGCCGGCATTCTCGACGCCGAGCGGGACCGGGACGAGGTGGAGACACGCGCCGTCCTCCTCGCCGATCCGACGCTGAACGAGCGGCAGAAGCAGGTGCTGCTCCAGATCTACGAGTCCTTCCGCAAGGAGAACGGATTCGAGATCGGCACGGCGGACGAGGACGCTCCGACGAACGCTCAGGGCAGAGCGGACGCCCAGGACACCCCCGTACGCGGCCCCCGCACGGCCGGCGGCAGCGATGCCGATCCGCAGCAGGCCGCCGGCTGA
- a CDS encoding DoxX family protein translates to MSIAHVVVTLLAAAMAGYSAYAVLFRAKWVVEALTDYSVPAAWWPWLGAAKAAGAAGLLAGLFVPVVGVLAGIGLVLYFTGAVVTVARARWYAHIPFPLVYAAPVIGSLALGFAA, encoded by the coding sequence ATGTCCATCGCACACGTTGTCGTCACTCTTCTTGCCGCTGCCATGGCGGGCTATTCGGCCTACGCCGTCCTTTTCCGCGCCAAGTGGGTCGTGGAAGCGCTGACCGACTACAGCGTTCCCGCGGCGTGGTGGCCCTGGCTCGGCGCGGCCAAGGCGGCGGGGGCCGCGGGCCTGCTGGCCGGCCTCTTCGTGCCGGTCGTCGGCGTCCTGGCCGGGATCGGGCTGGTGCTGTACTTCACCGGTGCCGTCGTCACCGTGGCGCGGGCGCGCTGGTACGCGCACATCCCGTTCCCGCTGGTCTACGCGGCACCGGTGATCGGATCGCTGGCGCTCGGCTTCGCCGCCTGA
- a CDS encoding alkene reductase gives MTNTAAGTASASALFEPARLGPLDLPNRLVMAPMTRNRASADGVPQPLMATYYAQRASAGLIIAEAATPNAVGQTYPNITAIHDATHVAGWRGVTDAVHAAGGRMFLQLQHGGRVGHPATSGLTPVAPSPVPLPETIFTPSGHRPSVVPREMTAADIRTTVADFAAAARNAIDAGFAGVEVHSANGHLLHQFLATNTNRRTDAYGGSVAARIRFAVEVTEAVADAIGAERVGVRISPGTTVNGVEEDDTELLYPAFVEALAALGPAYLHLVHADPDQPLFRHIRENWPTTLMANPVLGPELPADGGAHAAGRLLTAGADLIALGRPFLANPDLVTRLRTGAPVNPVRDRFMMYVGGERGYTDYPTLTVA, from the coding sequence ATGACGAACACAGCCGCGGGAACCGCCTCCGCCTCCGCCCTCTTCGAGCCCGCGCGCCTCGGCCCCCTGGACCTCCCCAACCGCCTGGTGATGGCCCCGATGACCCGCAACCGCGCCTCGGCCGACGGCGTACCGCAGCCCCTCATGGCCACGTACTACGCCCAGCGCGCCTCGGCCGGTCTGATCATCGCCGAGGCCGCGACCCCGAACGCCGTCGGGCAGACGTACCCGAACATCACCGCGATCCACGACGCGACGCATGTGGCCGGCTGGCGGGGTGTCACGGACGCCGTGCACGCGGCCGGCGGCCGGATGTTCCTGCAACTCCAGCACGGCGGCCGGGTCGGACACCCCGCGACCAGCGGACTGACCCCGGTGGCCCCCTCGCCCGTCCCCCTGCCCGAAACGATCTTCACCCCGTCCGGGCACCGCCCCTCCGTCGTCCCGCGCGAGATGACGGCGGCCGACATCCGTACGACCGTCGCCGACTTCGCAGCCGCCGCCCGCAACGCGATCGACGCGGGCTTCGCCGGGGTGGAGGTGCACTCCGCCAACGGCCATCTGCTCCACCAGTTCCTGGCGACCAACACCAACCGCCGCACGGACGCGTACGGCGGTTCGGTCGCCGCCCGCATCCGCTTCGCGGTCGAGGTGACCGAGGCCGTCGCCGACGCGATCGGGGCCGAACGGGTGGGCGTACGCATCTCGCCCGGGACCACCGTCAACGGCGTCGAGGAGGACGACACCGAGCTCCTCTATCCGGCCTTCGTGGAGGCGCTGGCCGCTCTCGGCCCGGCGTACCTGCACCTCGTCCACGCCGACCCGGACCAGCCGCTGTTCCGGCACATCCGGGAGAACTGGCCGACGACGCTGATGGCCAACCCCGTTCTCGGCCCCGAACTCCCCGCCGACGGCGGCGCCCACGCGGCCGGCCGCCTGCTGACCGCGGGCGCCGACCTGATCGCGCTCGGGCGCCCCTTCCTGGCCAACCCCGACCTGGTGACGCGGCTGCGCACCGGCGCCCCGGTCAATCCCGTACGGGACCGGTTCATGATGTACGTGGGCGGGGAGCGGGGTTACACGGACTATCCGACGCTCACCGTCGCGTGA
- a CDS encoding MerR family transcriptional regulator codes for MRIGQLAERTGVSERSLRYYEKQGLLAADRTPGGHRDFPDRAVDRVILIQELFAAGLHSKKIAELLPCMRDTDGGPSEVATPRLVADLSGERDRIDRMINDLIRSRTVLDEVIEAASAGLRRPHV; via the coding sequence ATGCGGATCGGGCAACTGGCCGAGCGGACCGGCGTGAGCGAGCGGTCGCTCCGCTACTACGAGAAGCAGGGCCTGCTGGCGGCCGACCGCACCCCCGGCGGCCATCGCGACTTCCCCGACCGGGCGGTCGACCGGGTCATCCTCATCCAGGAACTCTTCGCCGCGGGCCTGCACAGCAAGAAGATCGCCGAGCTGCTGCCCTGCATGCGGGACACGGACGGCGGACCGTCCGAGGTCGCCACACCGCGGCTGGTCGCGGACCTCAGCGGGGAACGCGACCGCATCGACCGCATGATCAACGATCTGATCCGGTCCCGGACCGTCCTGGACGAGGTGATCGAAGCGGCTTCGGCCGGCCTCCGCCGGCCGCACGTCTGA
- a CDS encoding HelD family protein, with product MTSPDPALHHALTRERAYHDTCRTALAAMVEGADEHVITGEDVSASGADAEVLGHRLRSRAKHMRELPEGPLFFGRLDFAPDSGDREHAGQSYHLGRLRITEHPAAPPLVVDWRAPVSRAFYQASARAPQGVAVRRRFGWAPGSRGDTADLTGLEDEHIGAEQHAPSRILTHEIERPRLGPMRDIAATIQPEQDDLVRADLATSVCVQGAPGTGKTAVGLHRAAYLLYTHPQRIRRGGLLILGPNRTFLSYIAEVLPALGETGVRQSTVADEIGARHRVTAVDDERTAVVKHDPRMAEVLRRALYGRIGTAADSLTVPDGSYRWRVPADALARIVEDVRTEQPPYAVGRERVRTRVVGRIQAQAERRAGPRTHAWVRKIERARPVSAYVDAVWPRVRAEEVVAGLLADPDALAAAAEGVLDADEQRALLWTGPPRSYRSARWSAADLVLLDEVAGLIEHPEGYGHLVVDEAQDLSPMECRAIARRAVFGSLTVLGDLAQGTTPWAARDWSELLPHLGRPDAHVVPLTTGFRVPEAVVGLANRLLERLDVAVPAARSLRRDGELRMRRVGEAAEVAAAVAEAVREALAHEGSVGVIAADADVAAVREALSCAGLEPAGPDRLGARVTVVPATVAKGLEYDHVVAVEPAAIAEAESRGLHRLYVVLTRAVSRLDVVHARPLPW from the coding sequence ATGACGTCACCCGACCCCGCCCTCCACCACGCCCTCACCCGCGAACGCGCCTACCACGACACGTGCCGCACCGCCCTCGCCGCCATGGTCGAAGGCGCCGACGAGCACGTGATCACCGGCGAGGACGTCTCCGCCTCCGGTGCCGACGCCGAAGTCCTCGGCCACCGGCTCCGCAGCCGCGCCAAGCACATGCGTGAACTCCCCGAAGGCCCCCTGTTCTTCGGCCGGCTCGACTTCGCCCCGGACAGCGGCGACCGGGAACACGCCGGGCAGAGCTACCACCTCGGCCGCCTCCGCATCACCGAGCACCCCGCCGCACCGCCCCTCGTCGTGGACTGGCGCGCCCCCGTCTCCCGCGCCTTCTACCAGGCGAGCGCCCGCGCCCCCCAGGGCGTCGCCGTCCGCCGCCGCTTCGGCTGGGCGCCCGGCAGCCGCGGTGACACCGCCGATCTCACCGGCCTGGAGGACGAGCACATCGGCGCCGAACAGCACGCCCCCAGCCGCATCCTCACCCACGAGATCGAACGCCCCAGGCTCGGCCCCATGCGTGACATCGCCGCCACCATCCAGCCCGAACAGGACGACCTCGTACGCGCCGACCTCGCCACCTCCGTCTGTGTGCAGGGCGCCCCGGGCACCGGCAAGACCGCCGTCGGACTGCACCGGGCCGCGTACCTCCTCTACACCCACCCCCAGCGCATCCGGCGTGGCGGACTGCTGATCCTCGGCCCCAACCGCACCTTCCTCTCCTACATCGCGGAGGTGCTCCCCGCCCTCGGTGAGACCGGCGTACGCCAGTCCACCGTCGCCGACGAGATCGGCGCCCGCCACCGCGTCACCGCCGTCGACGACGAACGCACCGCCGTCGTCAAGCACGACCCGCGGATGGCGGAGGTGCTGCGCCGCGCCCTGTACGGCCGGATCGGCACGGCCGCCGACTCCCTGACCGTGCCCGACGGTTCGTACCGCTGGCGGGTCCCGGCCGACGCGCTGGCGCGGATCGTCGAGGACGTACGGACCGAACAGCCGCCGTACGCCGTCGGACGGGAGCGGGTGCGTACGCGGGTCGTCGGCCGGATCCAGGCGCAGGCCGAACGGCGCGCCGGGCCGCGTACGCACGCATGGGTGCGGAAGATCGAACGGGCCCGGCCGGTCAGCGCGTACGTCGACGCCGTCTGGCCCAGGGTGCGGGCCGAGGAGGTGGTCGCCGGACTGCTCGCCGACCCGGACGCGCTCGCCGCGGCGGCGGAGGGGGTCCTCGACGCGGACGAGCAGCGGGCGCTGCTGTGGACCGGGCCGCCGCGCTCGTACCGGTCGGCGCGCTGGTCGGCCGCCGATCTCGTGCTCCTCGACGAGGTCGCGGGGCTCATCGAACACCCGGAGGGATACGGGCACCTGGTCGTCGACGAGGCGCAGGACCTCTCGCCGATGGAGTGCCGGGCGATCGCCCGGCGGGCGGTCTTCGGATCGCTGACGGTGCTCGGGGACCTCGCCCAGGGCACGACTCCGTGGGCGGCCCGCGACTGGTCCGAACTCCTCCCGCACCTGGGCAGGCCCGACGCGCACGTGGTCCCGCTGACCACCGGTTTCCGGGTACCGGAGGCCGTCGTGGGGCTGGCGAACCGGCTGTTGGAGCGACTCGATGTGGCGGTGCCCGCCGCCCGTTCACTGCGCCGGGACGGCGAGTTGAGGATGCGGCGGGTCGGGGAGGCGGCGGAGGTGGCGGCAGCCGTGGCCGAGGCCGTGCGCGAGGCCCTCGCCCATGAGGGCTCCGTCGGGGTCATCGCGGCCGACGCGGACGTCGCGGCCGTACGGGAGGCGCTGTCCTGCGCCGGGCTCGAGCCGGCCGGGCCCGACCGGCTCGGCGCACGGGTCACGGTGGTGCCCGCCACCGTCGCCAAGGGACTCGAGTACGACCATGTGGTCGCCGTCGAGCCGGCCGCGATCGCGGAGGCCGAGTCGCGCGGGCTGCACCGGCTGTACGTGGTGCTGACCAGGGCGGTCTCACGGCTGGACGTCGTGCACGCGCGCCCGCTGCCGTGGTGA
- a CDS encoding TetR/AcrR family transcriptional regulator: MGEIGLRERKKQRMYQAVSDIAIGLFLEKGFDAVSVAEVAAAAEISKPTLFRYFPAKEDLVLYRFADHETEAAGVVGSRGEGQSPVAALRAHFLDGLARQDPVTGLNDRPGVLAFHRLLYGTPALAARLHGYLERSEGALAAALGGDLDARLAAGQIVAVQRVLALENWRRVAGGERAADVHADAVAAAERAFGRLADGLPSYA; encoded by the coding sequence ATGGGTGAGATCGGGCTGCGTGAGCGCAAGAAACAGCGGATGTACCAGGCCGTGTCGGACATCGCCATCGGGCTGTTCCTCGAGAAGGGGTTCGACGCCGTGTCCGTGGCCGAGGTCGCCGCCGCCGCCGAGATCTCCAAGCCCACTCTCTTCCGGTACTTCCCGGCCAAGGAGGACCTCGTCCTGTACCGGTTCGCCGATCACGAGACCGAGGCCGCAGGGGTGGTCGGCAGCCGGGGCGAAGGGCAGTCGCCCGTCGCCGCGCTACGGGCGCACTTCCTGGACGGACTCGCCCGGCAGGATCCCGTCACCGGGCTCAACGACCGTCCGGGCGTCCTCGCCTTCCACCGGCTGCTCTACGGGACGCCGGCCCTCGCCGCCCGCCTCCACGGTTACCTGGAGCGGTCGGAGGGCGCGCTCGCCGCGGCCCTCGGCGGCGACCTCGACGCCCGGCTCGCCGCCGGCCAGATCGTCGCCGTGCAGCGCGTCCTCGCGCTGGAGAACTGGCGCCGGGTGGCGGGCGGGGAGCGGGCGGCGGACGTCCACGCCGACGCCGTCGCCGCGGCCGAGCGCGCGTTCGGGCGGCTGGCGGACGGGCTTCCCTCGTACGCCTGA
- a CDS encoding zinc-binding dehydrogenase: MRAAQVKEFGGPEVLVPVDLPDPVPGPGEVVIEVAYTDTIFVETQLRSGWGREFFPAEPPYVPGGGVSGVVGALGPDVPAEWLGRRVTSFVTGSYAERAVAAVSSLTPVPDALDLLTAAALVHDGVTATGLLELTTVTETDRVLILGASGGMGTLLVQLAHARGARVVGVARGEAKVALVRKLGADEVVDATLADWPSRARHALGGDGAADVVLDGVGGELGAAAFTLTADGGRFSAHGAPSGGFAALDPDEAGRRGITLFGIGDVQFGPADLSRLTAGALAEAAAGRLRPVVGEVFALEKAAEAHAAIEGRQSAGKVLLRR; this comes from the coding sequence ATGCGTGCGGCACAGGTGAAGGAGTTCGGCGGCCCGGAGGTGCTGGTCCCGGTGGACCTGCCCGACCCGGTACCCGGCCCGGGCGAGGTGGTGATCGAGGTCGCGTACACGGACACGATCTTCGTGGAGACCCAGCTGAGGTCCGGCTGGGGCCGGGAGTTCTTCCCGGCCGAACCGCCGTACGTGCCGGGCGGCGGTGTGTCCGGGGTGGTGGGCGCGCTCGGTCCGGACGTCCCGGCCGAGTGGCTGGGCCGGCGGGTGACGTCGTTCGTGACGGGGAGCTACGCGGAACGGGCGGTGGCGGCGGTCTCGTCCCTGACGCCGGTCCCCGACGCCCTGGACCTGCTGACCGCCGCGGCCCTGGTCCATGACGGCGTGACGGCGACGGGCCTGCTGGAACTGACCACCGTCACCGAGACGGACCGCGTCCTGATCCTGGGCGCGTCGGGCGGCATGGGCACGCTGCTGGTCCAGCTGGCGCACGCGCGGGGCGCCCGGGTGGTGGGAGTGGCCCGGGGCGAGGCGAAGGTGGCGCTGGTGCGGAAGCTGGGGGCGGACGAGGTGGTGGACGCGACGCTCGCGGACTGGCCCTCGCGGGCGCGCCACGCGCTGGGCGGGGACGGGGCGGCGGACGTGGTGCTGGACGGAGTGGGGGGCGAGCTGGGGGCCGCGGCGTTCACGCTGACGGCCGACGGCGGGCGGTTCTCGGCACACGGGGCGCCGTCCGGGGGCTTCGCCGCCCTCGATCCCGACGAGGCGGGGCGGCGCGGCATCACCCTCTTCGGCATCGGGGACGTGCAGTTCGGTCCGGCCGACCTGTCGCGCCTGACGGCCGGCGCGCTGGCCGAAGCCGCGGCGGGGCGGCTGCGGCCGGTGGTCGGGGAGGTGTTCGCGCTGGAGAAGGCCGCCGAGGCGCACGCCGCCATCGAGGGGCGGCAGTCCGCGGGGAAGGTGCTGCTGCGCAGGTAG
- a CDS encoding aminoglycoside phosphotransferase family protein, with amino-acid sequence MGAPPVPRPPVRERAADVLPDSAFDAFVRVAAERGVPSSGQHHQNFVTPLAEPVARLLGRAAGTPVVVRIPRAEALPVVIRTWRDEAEILGALHGVLPHVPECLVKRENAVIHSYVPGVPLSSLCGNGKPVDGLMLKALAGLLARMAQVRREALPPLPADWPRNDKDGQAFLRTLAHLADRQIRQPNWAAYGGLFAALGVPGDALTRLAGRVPAMARRPYSLLHTDLHRDNVIVPYSGDPPLVCVDWELATYGDPLHDLATHLVRMRYPAFQRDEVIHAWADAMGATRPAAVNGLATDLRHYVAFEQAQSVFPDVIRAARSLTDSRDEKSLDAATAEVHRALWTAAEPLGLAQVPGTAEIRGALYRWQASSPQRSPGARRATIGWVPDRRVPEHPEFPHPAVLSALMAEGAAPAARVFKGTAHLNSVVRVPGVGFPVVVRRRLASVCRREPSFLSEHAVLRAIESSRVAVTAPRVLALGESAERDPFAIHTYVGPPDGDQPPNHPVHGLLPHEADGLVDQLCALTDVDHGALDPMAGEPDFYTWLSGQLVGLVRGLPRESQQLARLLGLPDAARLGQILARHEVTPRSPSLLHGDLNPWNLVRRPDRFALTIIDWEMAMVGDPLYDLVRHLHLTPTRPEIRDRMFRRWERGLAPTHTKDWQRDWRVYRWIEIVRSAYVDLDRLVTGAGLDAPNVRRAVSSYAMTLRAATASLGLPLGRLSQPCLARALPDGGRGGTGPAGLPVGG; translated from the coding sequence GTGGGCGCACCCCCCGTTCCCCGTCCTCCGGTCCGGGAACGAGCCGCCGACGTTCTTCCCGACAGCGCGTTCGACGCGTTCGTGCGCGTGGCGGCCGAGCGGGGGGTACCGAGCAGCGGACAGCACCACCAGAACTTCGTGACTCCGCTCGCCGAGCCGGTCGCGCGTCTCCTGGGGCGTGCGGCCGGGACGCCGGTGGTGGTGCGGATTCCCCGCGCCGAGGCGCTGCCCGTGGTGATCAGGACCTGGCGGGACGAGGCGGAGATCCTCGGCGCCCTCCACGGCGTCCTGCCCCATGTGCCCGAATGCCTCGTCAAGCGCGAGAACGCCGTGATCCACAGCTATGTGCCGGGCGTGCCGCTGTCGAGCCTCTGCGGCAACGGCAAACCGGTCGACGGCCTCATGCTCAAGGCGCTGGCGGGGCTGTTGGCCCGGATGGCGCAGGTGCGCAGGGAGGCCCTGCCGCCGCTGCCCGCCGACTGGCCCCGCAACGACAAGGACGGCCAGGCGTTCCTGCGTACCCTCGCGCACCTCGCCGACCGCCAGATCCGTCAGCCCAACTGGGCCGCCTACGGTGGACTGTTCGCGGCTCTGGGCGTCCCCGGAGACGCCCTCACCCGGCTGGCCGGGCGGGTTCCCGCGATGGCGCGTCGCCCGTACAGCCTTCTGCACACGGACCTCCACCGGGACAACGTGATCGTCCCCTACAGCGGCGACCCGCCACTGGTCTGCGTCGACTGGGAACTGGCGACGTACGGCGATCCCCTGCACGACCTGGCCACGCACCTCGTACGGATGCGGTACCCGGCCTTCCAGCGGGACGAGGTGATCCACGCCTGGGCCGACGCGATGGGGGCGACCCGGCCGGCGGCGGTGAACGGACTCGCGACCGACTTGCGCCACTACGTCGCCTTCGAACAGGCGCAGTCGGTGTTTCCCGACGTCATCCGGGCGGCGCGGTCGCTGACGGACTCGCGCGACGAGAAGAGCCTGGACGCCGCCACGGCCGAGGTGCACAGGGCTCTTTGGACAGCCGCGGAACCACTCGGGCTGGCGCAGGTCCCGGGTACCGCCGAGATCCGGGGGGCCCTCTACCGGTGGCAGGCGTCGTCGCCTCAGCGGAGCCCCGGCGCCCGGCGCGCCACGATCGGCTGGGTACCGGACAGACGCGTCCCGGAACACCCCGAATTCCCCCACCCCGCGGTGCTCTCCGCCCTGATGGCGGAAGGGGCGGCGCCGGCGGCCCGTGTGTTCAAGGGCACCGCGCACCTGAACTCGGTGGTCCGGGTGCCGGGGGTCGGCTTTCCCGTGGTGGTACGGCGCAGGCTCGCGTCGGTCTGCCGGCGCGAGCCCAGCTTCCTCAGCGAGCACGCGGTGCTGCGGGCCATCGAGTCGTCCCGGGTCGCGGTGACGGCGCCGCGGGTCCTGGCGCTGGGCGAGAGCGCTGAGCGGGATCCTTTCGCCATCCACACGTATGTCGGTCCGCCCGACGGTGACCAGCCCCCCAACCATCCGGTGCACGGTCTGCTGCCGCACGAGGCGGACGGACTCGTCGACCAGCTCTGCGCCCTGACGGACGTCGACCACGGCGCCCTGGACCCGATGGCGGGCGAGCCCGACTTCTACACGTGGCTGAGCGGGCAACTGGTCGGGCTGGTCCGCGGGCTGCCGAGGGAGTCGCAGCAACTGGCGCGTCTGCTGGGCCTTCCGGACGCGGCTCGGCTGGGGCAGATCCTCGCCCGGCACGAGGTGACGCCCAGGTCACCGTCCTTGCTGCACGGAGACCTGAACCCCTGGAATCTCGTACGCCGGCCCGACCGGTTCGCGCTCACCATCATCGACTGGGAGATGGCGATGGTCGGCGACCCGCTGTACGACCTGGTCCGGCACCTGCACCTCACCCCGACCCGGCCGGAGATCCGCGACCGCATGTTCCGCCGCTGGGAACGCGGACTCGCCCCCACCCACACGAAGGACTGGCAGCGGGACTGGCGGGTCTACCGGTGGATCGAGATCGTCCGCTCCGCCTATGTGGACCTCGACCGGCTCGTCACCGGCGCGGGCCTCGACGCCCCCAACGTGCGCAGGGCGGTCAGCTCGTACGCGATGACCCTGCGGGCCGCGACAGCCTCGCTGGGACTGCCCCTCGGCCGGCTGTCGCAACCCTGCCTCGCCCGCGCCCTGCCGGACGGCGGCCGGGGCGGCACCGGACCGGCCGGGCTGCCCGTGGGCGGGTGA
- a CDS encoding HAD family hydrolase yields the protein MTAETEKLRELITRARFVLFDFDGPICRLFAGHKAERVAVELVEWLEGRGLHALLSETEREALDPHIVLRAVDRRHPGSDLVAELEERLTKQELRAASSAMPTAYADPLIRTWTAVGARLAIATNNSPRVARKYVASRGLSACFAPHIYGRTQDLHLLKPDPHCLNRALNAMGAAPSASLMIGDTPSDYFAAQRAGVPFLGYARNDRKEKLLKEAGAEEIVGSLELVLRVLREQSASARP from the coding sequence GTGACAGCAGAGACCGAGAAACTGCGAGAACTGATCACGCGGGCCCGTTTCGTCCTCTTCGACTTCGATGGGCCGATCTGTCGGCTGTTCGCGGGGCACAAGGCGGAGCGGGTGGCGGTCGAGCTCGTGGAGTGGCTCGAAGGCCGGGGCCTGCACGCCCTGTTGTCGGAGACGGAACGCGAGGCTCTGGACCCGCACATAGTCCTGCGCGCGGTGGACCGCAGACACCCCGGCAGCGACCTGGTGGCCGAGCTGGAGGAACGTCTCACCAAGCAGGAACTCCGCGCGGCGTCCTCGGCCATGCCCACGGCGTACGCGGACCCCCTGATCCGCACCTGGACGGCGGTCGGCGCCCGACTCGCCATCGCCACGAACAACTCTCCGCGGGTGGCCCGCAAGTACGTGGCGAGCCGTGGCCTCAGCGCGTGCTTCGCCCCGCACATCTACGGCCGCACCCAGGACCTGCACCTTCTGAAGCCGGATCCGCACTGCCTCAACCGCGCGCTGAACGCGATGGGCGCCGCTCCGTCCGCGTCCTTGATGATCGGCGACACCCCTTCGGACTACTTCGCCGCACAGCGGGCGGGCGTTCCCTTCCTGGGCTACGCGCGCAACGACCGCAAGGAGAAGCTCCTGAAGGAGGCCGGCGCCGAGGAGATCGTGGGGTCGCTGGAGCTGGTGCTGCGCGTCCTCAGGGAGCAGTCCGCTTCCGCCCGGCCGTGA